The following is a genomic window from Amycolatopsis acidiphila.
TCACGCCGGTGACGACCAGGAGCACCAAAACCACCTCGACCATCACCACGTCCACTATGGACGTGACGATCACCCCGCCGTCGAGTGCTCTGTCCGGCTCGGGCGTGACGTATCCGGTCTACATCGACCCGCAGATGACCCGGGGCGAGGAGTTCTGGGTCGAGGTCACCGCCAACGGCTGGTCCTACATCAATCAGAACCAGCTCGCGCAGGTGGGTGACTGCGGCACTTGGACGGGCTGCAACGGTCTCACGGTCGCGCGCTCGTACTTCCGTATGGGCACCGAGGACGTCTCCGGGCACCCCAACGGCCGCAGTGCCAGGGTGTTCAGCGCGCAGTTCTACGCCAACGAGGTGTGGGCCGCACACAACTGCATTGCCGAGCCCGTCGAGGTCCACCTCGCCGGCGTGATCGACAACAACACCCGCTGGGGCGGCCCCGAGGCCGGATGGATCAACACCCAGTCTTCGGCCGCCGGCACCAACTGCGGCGGACCGAACAACGTCGTATTCGACGTGACCTCCGCTGCCCAGACGGCCGCGGACCAGGGCTGGCCGAATCTGACGCTGGAACTGCGGGCGCCGGATGAGGGCAACCAGTACCAGTGGAAGCAGTTCGCCGACAACCCCAGCTTGGTGATCAACTACAGCTACCCGCCCAATCCGGCCGCTGGATTGAGAGTGTCCAACGCGGTCACCTGCACCGGGCACGCCTACACCCCGGACGCGAAGCCGACGTTGTACGCGACGGCAACGGACAACAACAACCCGCCGTTGAACCCGCAGCTGTGGTTCGATCTGTACAACGGCGCGGGAACCAGCGCGGTCGTCGGAGGCGCGGGCCCGGTGACCATCGCCTCCGGCACCACCGGCGCTTGGACGGACACCGTGGCGTTGAACAACAATACCGACTACGAGTTCCGCGTCAACGTATCCACCCAACAGGGCACGGGGCAGGAGATGTGGGCGGGAGCGTTCAGTCCGTGGTACAGCTTCACCCGCCTCGCCGCACCGTCCCAATCCCCATACGTCGACAGCTACGACTACCCCGCCAACTACTGGGGCCAGGCCAGCGACAACCCCGGCACGGTATTCATCTCCACCAACGGCGCGGCGAACATCGCCGGCTTCACCTGGACACTAACCGGCGCCGGGACGGAATCCGCGCCCTCGACGAGCCAGTGCAACTACAACCAAACCTTCGGAACCACCGGTGGCTACATCTCCCCCGACACCAGCGGCTGGGCCAGCCTCCGCCTCCCCACGAACATCAGCCCTGGTTACCACACGATGTATGTGCGCAGCTTCGACTACGCACACAACCTCTCGCCCGAATCCCAGCCCTACACCTTCTACGTCGCACCCCCGGCCGGCGGTAGCGGGGGCTGGAGCGAGGCCGAGAACCTGCCCCTGACCCAACCTGCCGGGCAGAACGTCACGGTCACCCACCAGGCCAACTGCTGTGGCGTGACCTGGACCGGTGGCCAGCAACTGTTCTTCCAGGGCACCGCCGCCAGACAGTCGTTCAACCTCACTCTCACCGCCCCTGTAGCCGGCAACTACGACCTCGACGCCAACCTCACACTCGCCCCCGACTACGGACAACTCGGCTTCACCCTGGACGGGAAATCTCTCGGACTGCCCACCACCACACCCATCGACACCTACAACCCCACCGTCGCCCTCAAGTACGCGCCCCTCGGTGGTGCCTATCTGACCGCCGGCAGCCACACCCTCACCGTCACGGTCGTCGGCACCAACCCTGCCTCCACCGGAAACCGCTACATGGCCGGCATCGACACCGTCTTCGTCCAGCCCACCGACCAGGTCGAAGCCGAATCACCCCAACTGCTCCAAGCGGTCGACACCTCCGGGAAGAACATCCCCGTCGGCCCGGTCGCGAACAACGGCGGCAACTCCTGGCGCAGCGTCGCACAACTGGAATACGACGCCACCGCCGCCGGCCAAGCCATGAACCTCACCTTCACCGCGCCGAAGGAAGCCGACTACGCCCTCGGTGCCATGCTCACCACCCGCCCCGGCTACGGCCAACTCAAGTTCACTGTGGACAACGCCACGGTGCTGGAGAACACCGACACCGCACCCGTCGACACATACACCCCCACCAACACCTGGACCTACCGGCCCTTCGGCAGCCTGCACCTGACTGCCGGCACCCATACCCTCACCGTCACAGTCGTCGGGAAGAACCCCGCCTCCAGCGGCTTCGCCGCCGGCATCGACTACTTGACCATCGCCGCGATCAACAACATCACCGCCGCGAGCTTCGCCGCAGCAATGAACAACCACGGCATCGCCGTCGACGGCCAGCCCGCCAATCTCGACCTCTGGGGTGGCTACAGCTTCTCCGGCTACGCCATGGCCGACGCCGGATACGCGCCCGGCTCCGCCGTCACCGTCTCGGGCGCGACCTTCACCATGCCCGCCGCCACCAACGCCAACGACAACATCATCGCCGACGGCCAAACCATCCCGCTACCCGCCGGCCAGCAGGTGAAAGCCAACGCCATCGGGCTGCTCGCCGCCAGTACCTGCGGCCCCAGCCCCGCCGCCGACGCACGGATCACCTACACCGACGGCACCAACAGCAAGGCGATCGTCCCGTCCGTGCCCGACTGGGTGTACGGCGACAACACCTCCGCCACAGCGGTACTGTCCTACATCGACGATTCCACCGCGACCAGGATGCCTGGGCGGGCCGGGAAGTTCTACGCCGTGTTCCTGCCTACGGACCCGACCAAAACCGTGGCCAAGGTGACCCTGCCCTACACCGGCACCGGTCAGCTGACCAACACCTGCAACACCGGTGCCCCGGTCACCGCCGCCCTGCACGTGCTGGCGATGGCCCCGCGGCCCGCGAGCAGCGGGCCCCTCCCTGCCGGCGCGGCCGGCTGGCTCGGTTCCTGGGCCGCCCCTGCCGACACTGCCGAAATCCCGCCCGGCGGTGCGGGCTTCGCCAACCAGACCGTCCGCATGGTCGTGCACCCCACCACCACCGGCGCCTCGATACGAGTCCGGGTCTCCAACACCGGCGCCGGCCTCGCCTCGCCCCCGCAAACCGTTCCCAGCACCGCCACCATCGACGCCGCCACCGTGGCCGCGCAATCGGGCACCACCGGCACCGGCGCCGCCACCCTCACCACCCCCACCGCGCTCACCTTCGGTGGCGCCACCAGTCTCACACTGTCCGCCGGTGGCGAAGCAATCAGCGACCCGATCCCGTTCCCCGCCACCAACGGCGGCAGCGGCAACCTCGTGGTCAGCATCCACCTGCCCAGCGCCGTCACCCGCGCCCCCGTCCACACCGCACCCGCAACCCCCACCTACCTGGCGACCGGCAACACCACGACCGACGCCAGCGGAACCCCCTACACCACCACACTGCCCGGGGACTACTACCTCACCGGTGTCGACGTCACCACCACTGACCCATCCGCCGGCACCATCGCCATCCTCGGCGACCAAACCAGCGCCGCCGGCGCATCCGCGGCCGGGCGCACCGACCAGCAAACCTGGGTCGACCACCTCCCCGACACCCTCGCCGGGGCTTTACCGGGCAGTGTCGTCAACGTCAGCCGCGCCGGCCAACCAGCCGGCGACTGGTGGAAACTCGCCGACGGCACCGGCACCACCGCCACCGACAGCACCGGACCCCACCCCGGCACCCTCTCCGGCGGCGTCACGTGGAACACCGCCTGGGCCGGAGACCTCGCCGGCAGCGCCGTCTTCAACGGCACCGGCGCCATCACGTCGAACGGCGCCGCGATCACCACCAACCGCAGCTTCACGATCTCGGCCTGGGTCAACCTCACCAACACCAATGCTGCGCAAACCGTCATCGCACAAGACGGCACGAACACCAGCAGCTTCCGCCTCGACTACGACAAAACCGACAACCGCTGGGCCTTCACCCGCGCCAGCGACGACACAGCCAACCCCACTCTCACCCGAGCCCTGTCCACCGCCGCACCGGCAGTGAACACGTGGACTCTGCTCACCGGCGTCTTCGACGCCAGCAACCAGAACATGACCCTCTACGTCAACGGCCAAGGCCAAAACACAGTCGCCACCACCACCTCACCCGACATCACCGGCAACCTCACCATCGGGAGCGGCAAGACCAACGGCACCCCCAGCGACTACCTCACCGGCGCGGTCTCCGACGTCCGCGTCTACCACAACACCCTCAACAACCTCGACGTCACCGCCCTCTACGACAGCACACCACCCCAGCAACCCGGCCCGATGCCCGACGCCCCCAGCGCACTCAGCCTCGGCAACACCACCGACACCGGCGAACACCTCGTCGCCGCCAGCCCCGACACCACCCTCAACCAAACCCTCCTCGCAGAACCCAACCTCCGCACCGTCATCGCCACCATCGGCACCAACGACATCCTCGACAACACCCCCCGCTCCACCATCGAAAACAACATCACCAACGCACTGAACGCCTCCACGCCAGGCGGCTACGCCCTCCACCGAACCCGCCGCCCCGACGGCACACCCCTACACGTCATCCTCACCACCATCCCACCCCTAGGACTGTCCACAACAGACCCACGAGAGACCCTACGAATCACGGTCAACAACTACCTACGCGCGAACTACACCCAATACGGCGCCGACGAGATTCTCGACCTCGACGCCGCCGTCACCGACCCTGCCAATCCCAACCAGATCAACCCCAGCTACCTCACCAACAACCAGCCCAACAACGCCTACTACCAACAACTCGCCCAAACCCTGGCCGACGCCGTCAACACTTTCCCGCCCACCGCGTCCCTCTGAGTGGCGTGTGTGCGGAATTGGGTCTGTCAAATGAGCGGCTCTGGGCCGGATCCGGTGTGAGCTTGTCCCCGCAGCTCGGACACCGGCCTTGAGGTGACCTTGGGTCACCAGGAAGGATGTCCCGGTGCCTGCACCACACCCGCCTGAGTTTCGTCGTCGTGCCGTCGAGTTGGCCCGTCAGGGCTCCAAACCGGTCGCTGAGCTGGCCAAAGAGCTGGGGATCAGCGAATCGTGCCTGAGGAATTGGATGGCCCAGGCCGATACTGATGCGAACGGCTCAGCGAGTCGTTTGACGAGCGCGGAGAAGAAAGAACTGGCCGAGCTGCGGAAGAAAACCCGTCAGCTTGAGATGGAAAATGAGATCCTCAAGCGCGCGGCCGCCTATTTCTCGCGGGAGAACGTTCTCCCAAAGTAATCTACCCGCTGGTCCGTGAGCTCGCCGCTGACGGTGTCGACGTCGCGGTGGCCTGCCGGGTACTGAAGGTGTCACGGTCGGGCTATTACGACTGGCACGACCGGCCGCCCTCACCCAGGGAGCAGGATAACGAATTGCTACTCAAACACATCCAAGCCATTCACGTCGAATCCCGTGGCACCTACGGGTGGCCCCGCGTGCACGCGGAACTCGTGCTCGGCATGGGCGTGAACGTCAACCACGAGCGGGTGGCGCGACTCATGCGCGAGGCCGGCATCCAGGGCCTCTACCGGCGCCGGAACCGGGGCTACACCATCCGCAACCCCGCGGAGGAGCCCGCCGAAGACCTGGTCAACCGCAAGTTCACCGCCGAGGGCCCGAACCGCCTATGGCTCACCAACATTACCGAACATCCCACGAAGGAAGGGAAACTGTACTGCGCCGCCGTCATGGACGCCTATTCCCGGCGCATCATCGGCTGGTCCATCCACAATCACATGCGCACTGAACTGGTGATCGACGCACTCGGCATGGCCACCCTCCGCCGTAAACCCGAATCCGGCAACACTATCCTGCATTCCGACCATGGATCGCAATTCACGGCCTGGGCATTCGGGCAACGACTCCGTGCCGCCGGAATCCTGCCCTCCATGGGCAGCGTGGGCGATTGCTACGACAACTCCATGATGGAATCCTTCTGGGGCACACTCCAACTCGAAGTGCTCGACACGAAAACGTGGGAAACTCGTGACGAGCTTGCCAACGCGATCTTCGAATGGATAGAATGCTGGTACAACCCGGAACGGCGACACTCCCGCATCGGAATGCTCAGCCCGGCCGAGTTTGAGGCCACTAACCCCGAGTGACCGTCACCACACCACGATCGCTGACGCCACACCCAACGTGTCCGGCGAACGGGGACAAGCTCAGTGGTAGCTGTGCGTGTCGGTTCGTGTCGAATCTGGTGCTGTGTGCCAGCGTGACGCCGGTGCAAGGTTGATCAACTTTTGAGATTGGTGTTCTCGGGACTGTCTTCCCTGGTCATCGAGGACGTTGAGGATGGCGCGGGGGCGCTGGTGGTGTGGGCATCGACGCATCCGGTGCCGGTGGCCTGCCCGGGCTGCGGGGTGCCGGCGGGGCAGGTGCACGGCTACGTCGCCCGGCAGCTCGCCGATGTGCCGGTGGATGGGCGGCGAGTGCTGATACGACTACGGGCGCGGAGGTTGCGCTGTGGAACGCTCGACTGTCCACGGCAGACTTTCCGTGAGCAGCTGGCCGGCGTCATCGAGCGCTACCAGCGGCGTACCGAACGGCTGAGAGCGCAGGTGGGCGTCGTCGTCCGCGATCTGGCCGGTCGTGCGGGCGCCCGTGTGCTGGTCGGCCTCGGCGTCGCGGTCTCGCGGCAAACCGCGCTGCGCGCGTTGGTGCGCCTTCCACTCCCGATCCGACCGGTGCCGCGGGTCATCGGGGTGGATGATTTCGCGCTGTGTAAGCGGAAGCGCTACGCCACTGTGATCATCAATGCGGAGACCGGCGAGCGGGACGTGCTGCCGGAGCGCAAGACCGAGGTACTCGAAGCGTGGTTGCGGGAGCACCCCGATGTCGAGGTGGTCTGTCGCGATGGCTCGGCCGCCTACGCCGAGGCGATCCGCCGTGCCCTGCCCGACGCGGTGCAGGTCGCGGACCGGTGGCACCTCTGGCATAACCTCGCCGAGGCCGTCATCAAAGAGGTCGCCGCGCACAGCAGCTGTTGGGGCAAGACCGGGCCACCGCCGCGAGAGGGCATCCAAGCCCAGACCACGCGGGAGCGCTGGCGGCAGGTCCATGACCTGGTCGATTCCGGTGTCGGCCTGCTGGAATGCGCCCGTCGGTTGAATCTGGCATTGAACACGGTCAAGCGCTACGCCCGGATCAGCGAACCCGAGCGGCTGGTCCGGGCGCCGAAGTACCGCCCCACGTTGGTCGACCCTTACCGGGAGCATCTGCGGCGCCGCCGTGAAGTCGATCCTGCCGTGCCGGTGCAGTACCTGTTCGCCGAGATCAAGCAGCTCGGCTACCCGGGCAGCCTCAACCTGCTCTACCGCTACATCACCCAAGGCCGCGTCGAATCCGACCGGCCGGCGATCTCCCCACGGCGCCTGGCCCGCTACCTGCTCACACGCCCAGACCGGCTGAAAGACCACCAGCGGGAACGGCTCGACGCCGCGGTGGCCGCCTGCCCAGAGATGACAGCGCTGGCCGGCCTCGTCGGCGACTTCGCCGCCCTCCTGGCCCCCACCGTCGGCAACGATATACGCCTCACCGGCTGGATCGACCAGGCCCGGGCCGAGGATCTGCCCCATCTGCACGCGTTCACTCGCGGGCTCGAGATCGACCGCCACGCCGTCAACGCCGCCCTCACTTGCCCATTCCACAATGGACGAACAGAAGGAGTGAACACCAAAACGAAGATGATCAAACGGCAGATGTACGGACGCGCAGCTTTCACCCTCCTACGCCACCGCATCCTGCTCGGCTGAACTACACACCGTCACCACCGGAAGTGGGTCAGAGCCGCTCGTTTGACAGACCCGTGCGGGCTGCTACAGATTTTGAAAGGCCAGCATTACGGCGCTCCGGGTTCGAGGGTGAGTCCAGTGTGGGCGAAGGAGGCGTCGGTCAGTTGGGGTCGGTACTGGATGCGTTTGAGCCGGTTTTTCACCACGGTGGCCAGTTGGTCGATGCCGTGCACGATGAGGTTGCCCAGGCCGCGTTTGACATGCGACCACACGTGCTCGACCGGTTTGAGGTCCGGGGCGTAGTACTCCAGCCGTAGATCGTGATGTTCATGGTTCTTGGGTGGATTGCCGCTGGTAGTGGGCCTGTCGGGCTCGGTGTTGATGCTGTCGGCGCCAGGCTGAGAAGCGTAGGTGGTGCGTGGTGCCTGTGATCAGCGTGGTGGTGATCGTGGCGAACAGGTGTTGGACTTCGTTGCAGGTCAAGGAAATCCAGCGGGTGGATGTTGGTGTTTGGGTGGGTTCGGTCGCGGCGAGGACGGTGAGGAACGCGTGCGCGAGCGTCGCCAGAACGGTCCAGCGATGCCATGAGAGCCAGCGGCGGACCTGGTGCTGGTCCAGGCCTGCCAGACCTTTGCCGGTTTGAAAGGATTCTTCGACACGCCAGCGGGTTCCAGCCACGCGAACCAGAACGGGCAACGCGACGGGGGTGGGCGCGTAGCAGCGGTAGAACGCCAACTCTCTGGTGCGGCGGTTGCGTCGGATCAGCAGCCCCCGATGCCCGCCCACCTCGGCATCCTGATCAATGTCGACCAAAGCCCAGTCGTAGAAGCGGTGTCCCTTCGCCCCGGTACCGGCCGACAGGCGTTGCCACACATGTTTCGGTAGTCGGGTGGCCAACTCGTCCGGGCGGAACGTCCCCGCTCCGGTAGTGACGCGGCGGTCGCATCCGATGGCCAGCACATAGCCGACGCCACGGCGCTCCAGTTCCGCGCGCAGCGTGGGGTCGGCGCCGTAGACCTCGTCGCCGGTCACCCACGGCGCATCAACTCCGGCATCGAGGGCTCGGGTGATCATGGTGGTGGCCAGGGCGGGTTTGGTCGCGAACTGCATGTTCTCGCTGATCCCAGCCGCGGCGCAGCGTTCGCGGTCGCTCGTCCAGGACTTCGGCAGATACAAGGCCCGGTCGATAAACGCGTGCCCGGCCGTCGTGGCATACGTCAGATACACCGCGACCTGCGAGTTCTCGATCCGACCGGCGGTTCCGGTGTATTGACGTTGCACCCCAACGGTGCGCGTGCCCTTCTTCAAGTCTCCGGTCTCATCGACGATCAGGACTGCGTTCTGGCTGCCGAGGTGGTCGCAGACGTAGTCGCGCAGGTCGTCACGCACCGCGTCGGCATCCCACACCGCCCGCGCGAGCAGGTGCTGCAGGCCGTCTGGTGTCGCGTCTCCGACATGCTCGGCGATGGTCCAACAGTTCTTCCGCGGCAGCTCAGACACCAGACCCAGCAACAGTTTCTCCGCCCGACGACGGGGCTCGACCCGGCTGAAACGGCCCGCGATCCGCGCGGTCAGCTCATCGAACATCGCCTGCCAGCGAGCAGGGTTTATGCTGGGGCCCGCGGCCGCCAGCCGATCTTGGGAAGTCCACACAACCGACCATGATCAACTGGCGGCCGCACCCATCTCCGACACCCCCTCACCAGCACCGATCACGAAGTCCGGCTGGAGTACTAACGCCACCCAGCGCTACCACCGCATTCGGGCCAGAGCCGATCACGGGATAGACCCTCCTGAGCCCATACAACGACAATCCGTGGGCGAACCACGTCGCCGGCCCACGCCGACCGCAGCTACGACCACGAAAAGTACCGCCGCCTGGTCCGCGTTGGGGGCATCATTCCGCGCATCGCCCGCCGTAGAACCGAGCACGGATCCGGCCTCGGTCACGTCCGATGACCCGTGGAACGCACCTTGCGCCTGGCTCGAAGGCTTCCGGCGACTACATATCCGCGCCGAACGCCGAGCTGGCGTTCGCGGAGGGAATGGCAATGTGTGGACAAGAATTCGGTTCATACCTCGCAAACCTGGCACGTCGAGAGTTTTGTGCACGACCGACCAGGACCAGAACCAGATCGTCTCGTTCTACGCGGGTGCGGTGGAGGAAGTGTGGGAAATCGAGTCGCAGGCGGTCGTCGACCGCACTGGCGGTCTTGACCTCGTGGTGGGGCGCCGAATGATCCGGTGGCGATGGTGCGGCACACCGAGGAGTGCGGGCGGCGCAGTTTCGCGTTCGCCACAGATCCCTCCCAGCGATCGACCAGGATGAAAGGTCCGGAGATCTGTAAGCTGATCGTCGGCGCGAAGTAGTTGTTCACCAACGAGTACTTCGACGCCATGAAATTTCTTGACAGCCGGGTCGTCCATGCGTTTGACTCAATGACTGATCGAGCAAGAGCGACTCGAGGCGATTTGTACTGCTGGGGGCAGTTAGTGCGTGTCAACGGCGTGAGTCATGATTTCCTTTCGGCGAACGGGGAGGAAAATGACCGGTTGGGATCGCGGTTCGCCACGTTGGTCCGAACCTATCGCCGTGAAGCGGGACTGACGCAGCGCGAGCTGGCCATGCGCGCCGGACTGAGCGTCGCGGCCCTGCGTGATTTCGAACAGGGAAGGCGGGGGAGGCCGCGGGCGAACTCGCTGGCGGCACTGGTGGGCGCGCTCGGACTGGACCCCGAGCAGGCGATCGACCTCGCCAAGGCCGCCGCGCCGTCCCGGTCCCGCGAGCGGGGCGTCCTGCAGGCAGGTGCGGAACCGGCTCAGATCCCGGCGAGCATACCGGAGCGTGGCCTGTGGGTCTCCGTGCTGGGACCGCTGGAAGTCTGGCGGGACCGCACGGCGCTGGCGCTCGGTCCGTTCACTCGGCGCGCGGTGCTCGCGCTGCTGGCCACAGAGCCGGGCGCCCTTGTGCACCGCGACACGATCGTCGACGTGCTGTGGGCACAGTCCCCGCCGCCCAGCGCTGTCAGCCTGATCCAGGCTCACGTGAGCAGGCTGCGGCGGTTGCTCGAACCTGCCGGGCTGCCGCCGCGGGAGGACGGCGTGATCGTCTCGGAGGGCGGGGCCTACCGCCTGCGGCTCCCACAGAACGCACTGGACCTGCAGGCCTTCCGGGCGTTCGCGGTGCGCGCGGACGGGGCGAGTGTACGCGGCGACCTGCGGCAGGCCTGCGAATTCTACGAGCGCGCCGTCGAGCTGTGGCGGGGCGACCCATTGGCGCACCTCGACCTCGTCCGCGGCCACCCCGGCGTCGACGCGCTCGGCCGCGAGCTGGTCGCAGTGCTGCTGCGGTACGCCGAGCTGGCCTGCGAGCTGGGGGAGTACGAGCGGGTGCTGCCCCGGCTGCACAGCGTTGCCGCCGCTGAACCGCTGAACGAGCTGGTCCACGCCCGGCTGCTGATCGCGCTCGCCGCCTCGGGACAGCAGGCCGAGGCACTGTGGCTGTACGAGGACCTCCGGCGCAGGCTGGACCGGGAGCTCGGCGTCTATCCTGGCGATGAGCTCGCCACGGCCCATCTGCGGGTGCTGCGCGGGGAGTTCTCCGGTACCGGCGGAACCCGCGTGTGCGGTTTCCGGACCGTGCAGCGGCCGATCGCCGTGCGGTACGTGGTGCCGTGGCAGCTGCCTGCCGCGCCGCGGCGCTTCACCGGCAGGAAGCGGGAGCTGGCCGCGCTGTCCGGACTGCCGGACCAGCGCACGGGCGGCGCCGCGATCTGCGCATTAGTAGGCATGGTCGGTGTCGGCAAGACCGCGCTCGCCGTGGAGTGGGCTCACCGGATGGCCGAGGACTTCCCGGACGGGCACCTCTTCGTGGACCTGCGGGGCTTCGGCCCGTCCGGCAATTCCCTCGCGCCCGGTGATGCGGTCTACGGGTTCCTGCACGCTCTCGGGGTGCCTCCCGGACGGCTCCCGGACGACGCCGAGGAGCAGGCCAAGTTGTACCGCAGCCTGCTCGCCCACCGGCGGCTGCTCATCGTGCTGGACAACGCGCGTGACGCCGGGCAGGTCCGCCCGCTGCTGCCCGGCGCCGGCAAGTGCATGGTCCTGGTCACCAGTCGCAACCGCCTCACCGGGCTCGCCGCGACCCACGGGGCACAGCTCGTCGAGGTCGGTCCGCTCGATGCCGCCGAGGCGCGGGAGCTGCTGGCTAGCGGGCTCGGCGCGGAACGGGCTCGAACCGAGTGCGGGGAGGTCGCCGAGCTCGCTGAGCGGTGCCTGCGCCTGCCGCTCGCGCTGCGCAACGCCGCGGCCCGCGTGGCGGCCTTCCCCGGGCTGCCGTTGTCCGCGCTGACGGCGTCGATGCGCGGCGGGCGGCAGGACTGGCTGAACAGCCTGGAAACCGGCGACCCGGTCAGTAGCGTGCGAGCGGTGCTTTCCTGGTCGCAGTCGGCCCTCAGCCCGGGTGCGGCCCGGCTGTTCCGCCTGCTGGCGCTCCACCCCGGCCCGGATGTCACGGTGGGCGCGGCGGCGAGCCTCGCCGAAGTCAGCTGCCAGGACGCGCACGCGGCGCTGACCGAGCTCTACGACGACTGCCTGCTCACCCAGAGGATCCTCGGTCGCTTCGCCTTCCACGACCTGGTCCAGGCGTACGCCGCCGAGCAGGTGCTCGAGCATGACGACGAAGCCGGGCGCACCGCCGCAGTTCGCCGGCTGCTCGACCACTACCTGCACCTGACCGCGGCGGCGGTCCGGGCGATGTATCCGCAGCAGCCCCGGCTCGCGTTGGGAGCGCCACTGCCCGGGGTCGTGACGGTGGACGAGTTCTCCGGTCCTATGGGGGCGGGAGAATGGTTCGAGGCCGAGCAGGAGGTCTTGTTCGGCCTCGTTGAGCTTGCCGCAGGCAGCGGCAGCACGCATGCGTGGCAGCTGCCCTGGCTCGTACGCCGGTTCGAGCTGGGTGACGGCCAGCTCCGCCGGCTCGCCGGTGCGTAGCGGGTGTGCTGTTCCGGATTCACTGGAAGCCTGTGCTTGACCATGACGCAAGGGCAGGGTTGGAGTCTGGACACATGGTGAAGTCCCCAGTCCCCGTGTTCCTGTTCATCACCGCTGAGGCGGTGGCACTGCTCGCCAACTCAGCCTTCCTGGTCGTGTTCCCGTGGCTGGTGCTCTCGCACACGGGCGACGCGGGCAAGACGAGCCTCATGACCGCCCTGGTGACGATCCCGACCGCAGTGGCGACGCTGCTCGGCGGTCGCGTGATCGACCGCATCGGACGGAAGCCCTCGAGCGTGCTGGCCGGGCTGGGCTGCGCGGTGGCCGCGGCGGGCTTCGGCGTCGTTAGTGGCCTCGGGGCGCTCAACATTGGCACGCTGATCGCATTGGGCATGCTGGCCCAGGCGTTCCTGCCGCCGAGCACCACGGCGCGCGATGCGCTGATGGACGCGATCGCCTCTGTC
Proteins encoded in this region:
- a CDS encoding IS701 family transposase, with the translated sequence MFDELTARIAGRFSRVEPRRRAEKLLLGLVSELPRKNCWTIAEHVGDATPDGLQHLLARAVWDADAVRDDLRDYVCDHLGSQNAVLIVDETGDLKKGTRTVGVQRQYTGTAGRIENSQVAVYLTYATTAGHAFIDRALYLPKSWTSDRERCAAAGISENMQFATKPALATTMITRALDAGVDAPWVTGDEVYGADPTLRAELERRGVGYVLAIGCDRRVTTGAGTFRPDELATRLPKHVWQRLSAGTGAKGHRFYDWALVDIDQDAEVGGHRGLLIRRNRRTRELAFYRCYAPTPVALPVLVRVAGTRWRVEESFQTGKGLAGLDQHQVRRWLSWHRWTVLATLAHAFLTVLAATEPTQTPTSTRWISLTCNEVQHLFATITTTLITGTTHHLRFSAWRRQHQHRARQAHYQRQSTQEP
- a CDS encoding BTAD domain-containing putative transcriptional regulator, which codes for MVRTYRREAGLTQRELAMRAGLSVAALRDFEQGRRGRPRANSLAALVGALGLDPEQAIDLAKAAAPSRSRERGVLQAGAEPAQIPASIPERGLWVSVLGPLEVWRDRTALALGPFTRRAVLALLATEPGALVHRDTIVDVLWAQSPPPSAVSLIQAHVSRLRRLLEPAGLPPREDGVIVSEGGAYRLRLPQNALDLQAFRAFAVRADGASVRGDLRQACEFYERAVELWRGDPLAHLDLVRGHPGVDALGRELVAVLLRYAELACELGEYERVLPRLHSVAAAEPLNELVHARLLIALAASGQQAEALWLYEDLRRRLDRELGVYPGDELATAHLRVLRGEFSGTGGTRVCGFRTVQRPIAVRYVVPWQLPAAPRRFTGRKRELAALSGLPDQRTGGAAICALVGMVGVGKTALAVEWAHRMAEDFPDGHLFVDLRGFGPSGNSLAPGDAVYGFLHALGVPPGRLPDDAEEQAKLYRSLLAHRRLLIVLDNARDAGQVRPLLPGAGKCMVLVTSRNRLTGLAATHGAQLVEVGPLDAAEARELLASGLGAERARTECGEVAELAERCLRLPLALRNAAARVAAFPGLPLSALTASMRGGRQDWLNSLETGDPVSSVRAVLSWSQSALSPGAARLFRLLALHPGPDVTVGAAASLAEVSCQDAHAALTELYDDCLLTQRILGRFAFHDLVQAYAAEQVLEHDDEAGRTAAVRRLLDHYLHLTAAAVRAMYPQQPRLALGAPLPGVVTVDEFSGPMGAGEWFEAEQEVLFGLVELAAGSGSTHAWQLPWLVRRFELGDGQLRRLAGA